The following is a genomic window from Desulfobacterales bacterium.
TAGTTTAGGATTTGAGCCTCTTCGTTTTTCGTTAGTTGAGAAAGGGCTTTTATTTCGACTATTATTTTCTCATAACATACAAAATCCGGCTGGTATCTCTTTTTTAGTGGCTCTCCTTTAAAAATGATCTGAACCTCGGGCTGAGATTGATACGGTATCCCCTGTAATTGAAACTCCTTTTGCAGTGCCTCTTGGTATACCGGTTCTAAAAATCCATTTCCCAGCTCTTTGTGTACCTCCATTGCTGCCCCGATAATTTTGTAAGTTCGTTCATCCCGCGCTGTTTGGGCACCTTGAATAATCTTCATGTCGATTTTTAATTAATTTGAAATCTGTGTTAATCTGCGGAATCTGTGGATGATTATTTCGAGATTTTTCAAAACAATGCGACATACTGTGCAAGAAAATTCTCGCGGCTATTCATGCTCTTTGTCTTCTTTAATCAGCGCCTGCGCGATTTGAATATCATACGCCTGTTTGGGGTCAAAGTCTTTGGCCTCATAGATACCCTGGGCTTTTTTGATGGCGTCGTAAGGGACCCAACCGTGCTCATCCCAAAGCTCTGGGTCGTCAGCGTT
Proteins encoded in this region:
- a CDS encoding GxxExxY protein, which produces MKIIQGAQTARDERTYKIIGAAMEVHKELGNGFLEPVYQEALQKEFQLQGIPYQSQPEVQIIFKGEPLKKRYQPDFVCYEKIIVEIKALSQLTKNEEAQILNYLKAAKLSPGLLINFGAKSLQYKRFAYDFL